The proteins below are encoded in one region of Xenopus laevis strain J_2021 chromosome 8L, Xenopus_laevis_v10.1, whole genome shotgun sequence:
- the eif2s1.L gene encoding eukaryotic translation initiation factor 2 subunit 1 isoform X2: MPALSCRFYQHKFPEVDDVVMVNVRSIAEMGAYVSLLEYNNIEGMILLSELSRRRIRSINKLIRIGRNECVVVIRVDKDKGYIDLSKRRVSPEEALKCEDKFTKSKTVYSILRHVAEVLEYTKDEQLESLYQRTAWVFDEKYKKPGYGAYDAFKNAVSDPDVLDGLDLIEDERRVLIDNINRRLTPQAVKIRADIEVACYGYEGIDAVKDALRAGLSCSTENMPIKINLIAPPRYVMTTTTLERTEGLSVLNQAMSVIKERIEEKRGVFNVQMEPKVVTDTDETELARQLERLEKENAEVDGDDDAEEMEAKTED; this comes from the exons ATGCCTGCCTTAAGCTGTAGATTTTACCAACACAAGTTCCCTGAGGTGGACGACGTGGTCATGGTGAATGTCCGGTCCATAGCTGAGATGGGGGCTTACGTCAGCCTCTTGGAATATAACAACATCGAGGGTATGATCCTGCTCAGCGAGCTGTCGAGAAGGCGTATCCGATCTATCAACAAACTTATTAGGATCGGCAGGAACGAGTGTGTCGTGGTGATCAGGGTGGATAAAGATAAAG GATATATAGATTTATCTAAAAGAAGAGTTTCACCAGAGGAAGCCCTAAAATGTGAAGATAAATTCACCAAATCTAAAACT GTGTACAGTATTCTGCGGCACGTGGCGGAGGTTTTGGAATACACAAAGGATGAACAGCTGGAGAGTCTATACCAGAGGACAGCTTGGGTGTTTGATGAAAAGTACAAGAAGCCGGGATATGGAGCCTACGATGCATTTAAAAACGCAGTCTC TGACCCCGATGTTCTGGACGGGCTGGACTTGATTGAAGATGAGAGACGTGTTCTTATTGACAACATTAACAGGCGCCTGACCCCACAAGCAGTGAAAATCCGAGCAG ATATCGAAGTGGCATGCTATGGGTATGAAGGCATCGATGCTGTAAAAGATGCATTGAGAGCAGGGCTGAGCTGTTCCACGGAGAACATGCCAATTAAG atAAATCTGATTGCACCTCCTCGGTACGTGATGACCACTACTACCCTGGAGAGGACAGAGGGCCTTTCTGTGCTCAATCAAGCAATGTCCGTCATTAAAGAGAGAATTGAAGAGAAGAGAGGAGTATTTAACGTCCAGATGGAG CCTAAGGTGGTCACAGATACAGATGAAACAGAGCTGGCACGGCAGCTGGAGCGACTGGAGAAAGAGAACGCAGAGGTCGATGGAGACGACGATGCTGAGGAGATGGAGGCGAAAACTGAAGATTAA
- the eif2s1.L gene encoding eukaryotic translation initiation factor 2 subunit 1 isoform X1, giving the protein MWMPALSCRFYQHKFPEVDDVVMVNVRSIAEMGAYVSLLEYNNIEGMILLSELSRRRIRSINKLIRIGRNECVVVIRVDKDKGYIDLSKRRVSPEEALKCEDKFTKSKTVYSILRHVAEVLEYTKDEQLESLYQRTAWVFDEKYKKPGYGAYDAFKNAVSDPDVLDGLDLIEDERRVLIDNINRRLTPQAVKIRADIEVACYGYEGIDAVKDALRAGLSCSTENMPIKINLIAPPRYVMTTTTLERTEGLSVLNQAMSVIKERIEEKRGVFNVQMEPKVVTDTDETELARQLERLEKENAEVDGDDDAEEMEAKTED; this is encoded by the exons ATGTG GATGCCTGCCTTAAGCTGTAGATTTTACCAACACAAGTTCCCTGAGGTGGACGACGTGGTCATGGTGAATGTCCGGTCCATAGCTGAGATGGGGGCTTACGTCAGCCTCTTGGAATATAACAACATCGAGGGTATGATCCTGCTCAGCGAGCTGTCGAGAAGGCGTATCCGATCTATCAACAAACTTATTAGGATCGGCAGGAACGAGTGTGTCGTGGTGATCAGGGTGGATAAAGATAAAG GATATATAGATTTATCTAAAAGAAGAGTTTCACCAGAGGAAGCCCTAAAATGTGAAGATAAATTCACCAAATCTAAAACT GTGTACAGTATTCTGCGGCACGTGGCGGAGGTTTTGGAATACACAAAGGATGAACAGCTGGAGAGTCTATACCAGAGGACAGCTTGGGTGTTTGATGAAAAGTACAAGAAGCCGGGATATGGAGCCTACGATGCATTTAAAAACGCAGTCTC TGACCCCGATGTTCTGGACGGGCTGGACTTGATTGAAGATGAGAGACGTGTTCTTATTGACAACATTAACAGGCGCCTGACCCCACAAGCAGTGAAAATCCGAGCAG ATATCGAAGTGGCATGCTATGGGTATGAAGGCATCGATGCTGTAAAAGATGCATTGAGAGCAGGGCTGAGCTGTTCCACGGAGAACATGCCAATTAAG atAAATCTGATTGCACCTCCTCGGTACGTGATGACCACTACTACCCTGGAGAGGACAGAGGGCCTTTCTGTGCTCAATCAAGCAATGTCCGTCATTAAAGAGAGAATTGAAGAGAAGAGAGGAGTATTTAACGTCCAGATGGAG CCTAAGGTGGTCACAGATACAGATGAAACAGAGCTGGCACGGCAGCTGGAGCGACTGGAGAAAGAGAACGCAGAGGTCGATGGAGACGACGATGCTGAGGAGATGGAGGCGAAAACTGAAGATTAA
- the atp6v1d.L gene encoding ATPase, H+ transporting, lysosomal 34kDa, V1 subunit D L homeolog isoform X1: protein MTIAVQVTHLPPRLDHVTVCRSLWFRSRSPSVSDGRSESLGKMSGKDRIEVFPSRMAQTIMKARLKGAQTGRNLLKKKSDALTMRFRQILKKIIETKMLMGEVMREAAFSLAEAKFTAGDFSTTVIQNVNKSQVKVRAKKDNVAGVTLPVFEHYQEGGDSYELTGLARGGEQLAKLKRNYAKAVELLVELASLQTSFVTLDEAIKITNRRVNAIEHVIIPKIERTLSYIITELDEREREEFYRLKKIQEKKKIIKDKAEKERAKWANANEGGSEPVNLLAEDRDEDLLFD, encoded by the exons ATGACGATAGCTGTTCAGGTGACACACCTCCCCCCCCGCCTGGATCACGTGACGGTCTGTCGATCGCTTTGGTTCCGCAGTAGAAGCCCGAGTGTCAGTGACGGGAGAAGCGAATCGCTGGGCAAGATGTCGGGCAAAGACAGGATCGAGGTGTTTCCCTCTAGGAT gGCCCAGACCATCATGAAGGCGCGGCTGAAAGGAGCACAGACAGGCCGCAACCTTCTCAAGAAGAAATCCGATGCCTTAACCATGCGCTTCCGGCAAATCCTAAAGAAAATCATTGAG ACCAAGATGCTCATGGGAGAAGTAATGAGAGAAGCGGCTTTCTCACTGGCTGAAGCCAAGTTCACTGCCGGAGATTTCAG CAcgactgttatacagaatgtgaaTAAATCTCAGGTGAAAGTGCGGGCAAAGAAAGACAATGTAGCAG GTGTGACCTTGCCAGTGTTTGAGCATTACCAGGAGGGAGGCGACA GCTACGAGCTGACAGGATTGGCTAGAGGTGGGGAACAGTTGGCCAAGCTGAAGAGGAATTATGCCAAGGCTGTGGAGCTGCTGGTGGAACTGGCATCACTGCAG ACCTCATTCGTGACACTAGATGAAGCCATTAAAATCACTAACCGGCGTGTCAATGCCATAGAACATG TGATTATACCCAAGATAGAGCGCACCTTGTCCTACATTATCACTGAACTGGATGAGCGCGAGAGGGAGGAGTTCTACAG GCTGAAAAAGATCCAGGAAAAGAAGAAGATCATTAAGGATAAGGCAGAGAAGGAACGAGCCAAATGGGCGAACGCAAATGAGGGAGGCTCCGAACCAGTCAATCTCCTCGCAGAGGACAGAGATGAAGACCTGTTGTTTGATTAA
- the atp6v1d.L gene encoding ATPase, H+ transporting, lysosomal 34kDa, V1 subunit D L homeolog — MSGKDRIEVFPSRMAQTIMKARLKGAQTGRNLLKKKSDALTMRFRQILKKIIETKMLMGEVMREAAFSLAEAKFTAGDFSTTVIQNVNKSQVKVRAKKDNVAGVTLPVFEHYQEGGDSYELTGLARGGEQLAKLKRNYAKAVELLVELASLQTSFVTLDEAIKITNRRVNAIEHVIIPKIERTLSYIITELDEREREEFYRLKKIQEKKKIIKDKAEKERAKWANANEGGSEPVNLLAEDRDEDLLFD, encoded by the exons ATGTCGGGCAAAGACAGGATCGAGGTGTTTCCCTCTAGGAT gGCCCAGACCATCATGAAGGCGCGGCTGAAAGGAGCACAGACAGGCCGCAACCTTCTCAAGAAGAAATCCGATGCCTTAACCATGCGCTTCCGGCAAATCCTAAAGAAAATCATTGAG ACCAAGATGCTCATGGGAGAAGTAATGAGAGAAGCGGCTTTCTCACTGGCTGAAGCCAAGTTCACTGCCGGAGATTTCAG CAcgactgttatacagaatgtgaaTAAATCTCAGGTGAAAGTGCGGGCAAAGAAAGACAATGTAGCAG GTGTGACCTTGCCAGTGTTTGAGCATTACCAGGAGGGAGGCGACA GCTACGAGCTGACAGGATTGGCTAGAGGTGGGGAACAGTTGGCCAAGCTGAAGAGGAATTATGCCAAGGCTGTGGAGCTGCTGGTGGAACTGGCATCACTGCAG ACCTCATTCGTGACACTAGATGAAGCCATTAAAATCACTAACCGGCGTGTCAATGCCATAGAACATG TGATTATACCCAAGATAGAGCGCACCTTGTCCTACATTATCACTGAACTGGATGAGCGCGAGAGGGAGGAGTTCTACAG GCTGAAAAAGATCCAGGAAAAGAAGAAGATCATTAAGGATAAGGCAGAGAAGGAACGAGCCAAATGGGCGAACGCAAATGAGGGAGGCTCCGAACCAGTCAATCTCCTCGCAGAGGACAGAGATGAAGACCTGTTGTTTGATTAA